One Pseudodesulfovibrio cashew DNA window includes the following coding sequences:
- a CDS encoding ATP-binding protein: protein MRQFNEGGSRPLQFVRVISWTLFVIILGFSLLLSVFISKYAERTLLEKQKEFGLLLAENVSHQVFTRFVMPAVMQYGGISLRNEVQSKALDEVVRSTIHSFHVTSLRIYDQNGVITYSLDKDEIGTKGNALYMVTRTWKTEEFSSEILAKVSKFVSLFRVRLSPGNMTLRAYYPLRAERSLTDISENPIMGILEFKQDISADFMAMLNFERLVIAFSLVTSLVLFFLVVAVLRRAERLSNKQLKEKEQLLFELQQQEKLAGMGRMVAGVAHEIRNPLGIISSSAELVLKKARKEGSSYTRLLEAVHEEAKRLTRTVAEFLDYARPKKPTMADVDVGRLLDQVAVFMEPECEKLGVTIQRDYSGDLSAKGDKDLLYRAFYNLVANGLQAIAQAGVNGGLLVIRAVREEGRLHVLFQDSGPGFPAEHIEKVRDPFFTTKDSGTGLGLALVSTILESHGVEMHLSNAEEGGARVDILFPEG, encoded by the coding sequence TTGAGACAATTCAATGAAGGCGGCAGCAGGCCGCTCCAGTTCGTCAGGGTCATTTCCTGGACCCTGTTCGTCATCATCCTGGGCTTCAGCCTGCTGCTGTCGGTCTTCATCTCCAAATACGCGGAGCGGACCCTGCTGGAGAAGCAGAAGGAATTCGGCCTGTTGCTGGCGGAAAACGTCAGCCACCAGGTCTTCACCCGCTTCGTCATGCCTGCAGTCATGCAGTACGGCGGCATCAGCCTGCGCAACGAGGTCCAGTCCAAGGCCCTGGACGAAGTGGTTCGTTCAACCATTCATTCCTTTCACGTCACCTCCCTGCGCATTTACGATCAGAACGGCGTGATCACCTATTCCCTGGACAAGGACGAGATCGGCACCAAGGGCAACGCCCTGTACATGGTCACCCGCACCTGGAAGACCGAGGAATTTTCCTCCGAAATCCTGGCCAAGGTATCCAAGTTCGTCTCCCTGTTTCGTGTCCGGCTCAGTCCCGGGAACATGACCCTGCGCGCCTACTACCCGCTGCGCGCCGAGCGGAGTCTCACCGACATTTCCGAGAACCCGATCATGGGTATCCTGGAGTTCAAGCAGGACATCTCGGCGGACTTCATGGCCATGCTCAACTTCGAACGGTTGGTCATCGCCTTCTCCCTGGTCACCTCCCTGGTCCTCTTCTTCCTGGTGGTAGCCGTGCTGCGCAGGGCCGAGCGGCTCTCCAACAAGCAGCTCAAGGAGAAGGAACAGCTTCTCTTCGAGCTCCAGCAGCAGGAAAAGCTGGCGGGCATGGGCCGCATGGTAGCGGGCGTGGCCCACGAGATCCGCAATCCGCTGGGCATCATCAGCTCCAGCGCCGAGTTGGTCCTGAAGAAGGCTCGCAAGGAAGGCAGCTCCTACACTCGGCTCCTGGAGGCCGTGCATGAGGAGGCCAAGCGGCTGACGCGCACCGTGGCCGAGTTCCTGGACTACGCCCGGCCCAAGAAGCCGACCATGGCCGATGTGGACGTGGGCAGGCTCCTGGATCAGGTGGCCGTGTTCATGGAGCCCGAGTGCGAAAAGCTTGGCGTTACCATCCAACGCGACTACTCGGGAGACCTCTCGGCCAAGGGGGACAAGGACCTGCTCTACCGCGCCTTCTACAACCTGGTGGCCAACGGGCTCCAGGCCATAGCGCAGGCGGGGGTAAATGGCGGTCTGCTTGTCATCCGCGCCGTACGCGAGGAAGGGCGGTTGCATGTGCTCTTCCAGGATTCCGGCCCCGGCTTCCCCGCCGAACATATTGAAAAGGTCCGTGATCCCTTCTTCACCACCAAGGACTCGGGAACCGGTCTGGGGCTGGCTCTGGTCTCCACCATCCTCGAATCCCACGGCGTGGAGATGCACCTCTCCAATGCCGAAGAAGGCGGCGCACGGGTGGACATCCTTTTCCCGGAGGGCTAG